ATGCCGAACGGAATATCGGAAACTGCCTTGATGCCGTGTGCAACCAGTCGTTGCCCAGGGAGAGGTATGAAGTGATCGTCGTGGATGACGGCTCTACAGATGGGACGGCTGATATCATCCGCAAATATCCTGGGGTCAGGCTGATCCAGCAGCATAACCAGGGTCCGGCGGCAGCCCGAAACTTCGGGGCTTCCCAGGCAACAGGGAAGATTGTGGTATTTACGGATTCAGATTGTACTCCCACCATTGGCTGGCTTGGTGAAATGACCGTCCCATTTGAATCTGACCCAACTATAGTCGGAGTAAAAGGGGCCTATAGGACCAACCAACGTTCTTTGGTGGCCCGATTTGCCCAATTGGAATATGAGGATAAATACAGATTGTTGTCTCGTACCAGGTATGTTGATTTTATTGATACTTATGCGGCGGCTTATGACCGGGAATTATTCATGTCTTTCAGGGGTTTTGATCTGAATTTCCGCCGGGCCGCCAACGAAGATGTCGATCTGTCATATCGTATCAGCAACCAGGGGCATCATTTGTTTTTTAATCCCCGGGCAATTGTATATCATATTCATCCCGCCCGCCTGATGGAGTATATCCGGAAAAAATATCTTTACGCCTATTGGCGCATGCTGGCACTTCGAAATAACCCCAATAAGATCATTATTGACAGCCACACCCCCCAGCTTACAAAAATGCAGCCATTTCTAATTACCGGCATGATTTTAGCCGGTTTGATGAGCCTCTGGTGGGCACCTTGGGTTATAGTTTCAGCCCTTTTGGGTGGGTTATTCCTTTTGGCTACGATGCCGTTTATTTTATTTTCTTTCAAACGGGACAAAATGGTAGCCGTAGTGGCGGTGGGGATGATCGCAGGCAGGGCTTTGGCTCATTGGTGGGGTATTTGCCGGGGGGCTATGACATTCTTCCTGTTCACCAAACGGCGGCCTCGATAAGTTCTGTATGGGAGGATTAACTGTGCTTCGTGAAAAACGTTCGGTTTTGCAGATTTCGATGCTGATAAGCGATCTGATGATTACTATCGCTTCCTTCTTTATCGCTTACTGGCTTCGGTTATCTATCCCTCTTCCCTGGTTTAAGGAAGGAGGGATATATCCCTTGGTTCCCACCCTTAAGGCACTTTTATTGTTACTTCCACTCTGGTGGCTTCTCTATTCCCGGCTTGGCCGCTACCAACCTGTCAAGATACTGGGGCGGTATACTTTGCCACTGCTTCCGGCGTACAAGGCGAACCTGGTCGGGTTGTTCGTAGCCATCACTATAGCGTATTTCCTCAAGATCATGTCGGTGAGCCGGGCCCTGGTGCTGATATTCTTTACGGTCAATTGCCTGTTGCTCACCATCTGGCGCATGGTGCTGCTGTTCTCCTACCGCCTGTTCTACCAGGAAAAGGATTACCGGCATGTGGTGATAATCGGCAGCGGGGCCGATATTCCCAATTACAGGGGCTTTTCCGGCAAGAATGACGAATGGGGGATAACAGTGGTCCAGGAGCTTGCCCGGTGTCCGGCCGAACATCTGGCCCAGATCCTCCGCGGCAGCGTGGTGGACGATGTGATCTTCGTCACCAATTACTCTAGACTGGGGGAGATCGAGGAGCACATCAGCCTGTGCGAACAGATGGGGGTCGGAGTCCACATCATGACCGATTGGCTGAAAAACCGGGCCAGCATTGCCCGGATCGAGGATTGTTGTGGTATCCCCATGGTGACTTTTGACATCGTCCGGCGTA
This genomic stretch from bacterium harbors:
- a CDS encoding glycosyltransferase; the protein is MDLSVVIPVYNAERNIGNCLDAVCNQSLPRERYEVIVVDDGSTDGTADIIRKYPGVRLIQQHNQGPAAARNFGASQATGKIVVFTDSDCTPTIGWLGEMTVPFESDPTIVGVKGAYRTNQRSLVARFAQLEYEDKYRLLSRTRYVDFIDTYAAAYDRELFMSFRGFDLNFRRAANEDVDLSYRISNQGHHLFFNPRAIVYHIHPARLMEYIRKKYLYAYWRMLALRNNPNKIIIDSHTPQLTKMQPFLITGMILAGLMSLWWAPWVIVSALLGGLFLLATMPFILFSFKRDKMVAVVAVGMIAGRALAHWWGICRGAMTFFLFTKRRPR
- a CDS encoding sugar transferase — protein: MLREKRSVLQISMLISDLMITIASFFIAYWLRLSIPLPWFKEGGIYPLVPTLKALLLLLPLWWLLYSRLGRYQPVKILGRYTLPLLPAYKANLVGLFVAITIAYFLKIMSVSRALVLIFFTVNCLLLTIWRMVLLFSYRLFYQEKDYRHVVIIGSGADIPNYRGFSGKNDEWGITVVQELARCPAEHLAQILRGSVVDDVIFVTNYSRLGEIEEHISLCEQMGVGVHIMTDWLKNRASIARIEDCCGIPMVTFDIVRRKALDHVIKRIIDFTVAATVFTITLPLMAVIALAIKLSSKGPVLFSQTRSGLNGRVFKLYKFRSMIQGAEKLQDELREKNEMSGPVFKIKDDPRLTLIGKLLRKTSLDELPQLFNVIIGDISLVGPRPLPVGEANNLQLWQRRRLSVIPGITCLWQINGRNEIDFDQWMELDMQYIDRWSLWLDIKIMLLTIPVVLMQKGAQ